A stretch of Haloprofundus halophilus DNA encodes these proteins:
- a CDS encoding VirB4 family type IV secretion system protein: MSVLLQADAIGGLTELLPNLVTAEGFGLTLLAVVVLGVVVKSLYNRRTESEDETVEMADVLEPETVERGSVEGRVLDDIAERHKSAIAPAAIEWNTRSAVVGEQWTQTLYIEEYPDYPKDGYLNELFDLTDVEFDLTVHITPKNQQAARDELQKVADSLQADADLERSVRGVYLQDRASEAAATYTAVESGARVFAQAMFVTVRADTQAKLRESVRRVRSTLRDQPAGLIPKTALCKQDLALQSAAPVGPNRFGREAIALGGAVGALLASPHNATILEEGGVEFGVHKDNRSPVVIDPFARENGYAMFTIGDPGSGKSFGSKQNFIRSIEQSEDRIGIILEPLNNWTGVAEALGAERITVGGNMGLNPLELKPTPERVRRAMGEDASPFKDKKDDALSFLMNFFALRGVELGDRLTTVETARDEAYARKGITDEIDTHDNESPTLRDMMDVFEEMIDQPEGFVVRSDAEAGKIRDDAKWLLDQFRPFEEGGRYANLGKQTEFDIRDEDIIYLDFGQKDGSVGGSTSLIMQLLISLVYERAKETEKEIVFVIDEARYIMQDTATLQFLETVFRHHRHHDLSIRLVTQTVDEFFQHDESEAILDQCAVKQFHQLDGMDEHWANEFGLNHAQMRYVQNAVLGSEEVGYSEALVGVDNDWRGIEVRALPKEQQVIDFDAKEQSKVELPGVTDATSQNKCDKTVESHGEADTHSNRIRAETDSGGCGFTGSRR; this comes from the coding sequence ATGAGCGTGTTGTTGCAGGCGGACGCGATAGGTGGCCTGACTGAGTTGCTTCCGAATCTAGTGACGGCTGAAGGGTTTGGACTCACCCTCCTGGCCGTAGTCGTGCTTGGAGTTGTGGTGAAGAGCCTGTACAACCGTCGGACTGAATCGGAGGACGAGACCGTCGAGATGGCAGATGTGCTTGAACCGGAGACCGTCGAACGTGGGAGTGTGGAAGGTCGGGTACTCGACGATATCGCCGAACGCCACAAGAGTGCAATCGCACCGGCTGCTATCGAGTGGAATACGCGGAGCGCAGTCGTCGGCGAGCAATGGACACAGACGTTGTATATCGAGGAGTATCCAGACTACCCGAAGGATGGGTATCTGAACGAACTCTTCGACCTCACGGACGTCGAGTTCGACCTTACGGTTCATATCACGCCGAAGAATCAGCAGGCTGCACGTGATGAACTGCAGAAGGTCGCAGACAGCCTCCAAGCCGATGCCGATCTCGAACGCTCCGTCCGTGGCGTCTATCTCCAAGACCGCGCGAGCGAAGCCGCAGCGACCTACACGGCCGTCGAGAGTGGGGCTCGCGTGTTCGCCCAAGCGATGTTCGTCACTGTCCGTGCGGATACGCAGGCAAAACTTCGCGAATCGGTTCGTCGTGTTCGCAGTACGCTTCGTGACCAACCGGCTGGCCTCATCCCGAAGACCGCCCTCTGTAAGCAGGATCTTGCGCTTCAGTCTGCAGCGCCTGTTGGGCCGAATCGGTTCGGTCGGGAAGCGATCGCGTTGGGTGGGGCCGTTGGAGCGTTACTTGCCTCACCGCATAACGCGACGATTCTTGAGGAAGGTGGCGTTGAGTTCGGCGTTCACAAAGACAACCGGAGTCCCGTTGTGATTGACCCGTTTGCTCGTGAGAACGGGTATGCAATGTTCACTATCGGCGATCCCGGCTCGGGCAAGTCGTTCGGGTCGAAACAGAACTTCATTCGCTCCATCGAACAGAGCGAGGACCGTATCGGTATCATCCTCGAACCACTGAATAACTGGACTGGGGTTGCGGAAGCCCTCGGTGCAGAACGAATTACGGTTGGTGGGAATATGGGACTGAATCCGTTGGAATTGAAGCCGACACCTGAGCGTGTTCGGCGAGCGATGGGAGAAGACGCCAGTCCATTCAAAGACAAAAAGGACGATGCGCTGAGCTTCCTGATGAACTTCTTCGCACTCCGGGGTGTGGAGCTTGGGGATCGCCTTACAACGGTTGAGACGGCGCGGGATGAAGCGTATGCTCGCAAAGGAATTACTGACGAGATAGATACGCACGACAACGAGAGTCCGACGCTGCGTGATATGATGGACGTCTTCGAGGAGATGATCGACCAGCCTGAAGGCTTCGTCGTTCGCTCGGATGCTGAAGCCGGAAAGATTCGAGACGACGCGAAGTGGTTGCTGGATCAGTTCCGTCCGTTCGAGGAGGGTGGCCGGTATGCGAATCTCGGGAAACAAACGGAGTTTGATATTCGTGACGAGGACATCATTTACCTTGACTTCGGGCAGAAAGACGGCAGCGTCGGTGGCAGTACGAGTCTCATCATGCAGCTTCTGATTTCGCTTGTGTATGAGCGGGCGAAGGAGACCGAGAAAGAGATCGTGTTCGTCATCGACGAAGCCCGCTATATCATGCAAGATACGGCGACGCTGCAGTTCCTCGAAACGGTGTTCCGACATCACCGCCACCACGATCTCTCGATTCGGCTTGTGACGCAGACGGTCGACGAGTTCTTCCAGCACGACGAGTCAGAGGCGATTCTCGATCAGTGTGCGGTCAAGCAGTTCCATCAACTCGATGGCATGGACGAACACTGGGCCAACGAATTCGGGTTGAACCATGCTCAGATGCGGTACGTTCAGAATGCGGTATTGGGGAGCGAGGAAGTCGGGTATTCTGAGGCGCTCGTTGGAGTGGATAACGACTGGCGAGGAATTGAGGTTCGAGCATTACCGAAGGAGCAGCAGGTTATCGACTTCGACGCGAAAGAGCAGTCGAAAGTGGAGTTGCCTGGGGTGACTGACGCAACTTCGCAAAACAAGTGTGACAAGACGGTCGAATCTCATGGCGAGGCCGATACGCACTCGAATCGAATACGTGCCGAGACTGACAGTGGGGGCTGTGGATTCACAGGTTCTCGGCGGTGA